In Dioscorea cayenensis subsp. rotundata cultivar TDr96_F1 chromosome 11, TDr96_F1_v2_PseudoChromosome.rev07_lg8_w22 25.fasta, whole genome shotgun sequence, a single genomic region encodes these proteins:
- the LOC120271747 gene encoding LOW QUALITY PROTEIN: probable DEAD-box ATP-dependent RNA helicase 48 (The sequence of the model RefSeq protein was modified relative to this genomic sequence to represent the inferred CDS: deleted 2 bases in 2 codons): protein MASSAALRERQRILVKLLCNLSHSRAMGGGPRTFPGGLNKWQYKRMHEKMAREKERHLLHQEKQLYFARLRSEIRAKIGGKQPPPSDDASGTGPYVIKDHIKALADRFMKAGAEDLWNKDDGPLFLLFSAPAHSAVRSGRGPLDLRSGNIP, encoded by the exons ATGGCGTCCTCCGCCGCACTCCGAGAACGCCAGCGAATCCTGGTGAAACTCCTCTGTAATCTCTCCCATTCCCGAGCGATGGGCGGCGGCCCCCGCACTTTCCCTGGCGGGCTCAACAAGTGGCAGTACAAGCGCATGCATGAGAAGATGGCTCGCGAGAAGGAGCGCCACCTCCTCCATCAGGAGAAGCAGTTATAC TTTGCCCGCCTCCGCTCAGAGATTCGCGCCAAGATTGGTGGAAAACAACCTCCGCCTTCCGACGATGCCTCCGGCACCGGCCCCTATGTCATC AAGGACCACATCAAAGCTCTTGCCGATCGATTCATGAAGGCTGGAGCGGAGGACCTATGGAACAAGGACGATGGGCCGCTTTTTCTCCTCTTCTCAGCGCCCGCCCACTCGGCAGTCCGATCGGGACGGGGCCCGCTCGATTTGAG AAGCGGCAATATTCCGTGA